In the Geothermobacter ehrlichii genome, one interval contains:
- a CDS encoding dihydrolipoyl dehydrogenase family protein, with the protein MSGHPDLAILGSGTTAFAAARMAAGRGKRVLMVEQSHLGGTCVNWGCIPSKTLIDKAEMYHAARRGESWGLNLKAGPPDCSTLMALKSRAVETLRESHYQHEMENTPNLEVLRGHGRFISPRELQVGAEIIHCDRFLVAVGGTPRIIPLEGLSQVDYLTSYSALHLPCFPESLLMLGGGVIALEMGQMFARFGTQVIILERGDRLLQEFDPRLTGQFADILRDEGVEIMTEVVAERVEGRPQGVCLYSTVRGAPVGLCAERLMLAVGTAPATADIGLEAAGVETDAAGFIRVDAGMRTSAPGIYAAGDVTGPPLIAPAGAREALVAVSNMFDPAADARIDHTYTPMAVFCDPEFATVGLTAEQARARGLEVVETFVDLGRVPKAHVMGGRRGGVILVAEASGGRVLGCQMLAPRAADIIHEATLAVRFGLDVSQLTTTVHVYPSISDGLRLAAQNLARTLGLPVF; encoded by the coding sequence ATGAGCGGACATCCCGACCTGGCCATCCTCGGCAGCGGCACCACCGCCTTCGCCGCCGCGCGCATGGCGGCCGGCCGTGGAAAGCGGGTGCTGATGGTGGAGCAGAGCCACCTCGGCGGAACCTGCGTCAACTGGGGCTGCATCCCGAGCAAGACCCTGATCGACAAGGCGGAGATGTACCACGCCGCCCGCCGCGGCGAGAGCTGGGGGCTGAACCTCAAGGCCGGCCCACCCGACTGCAGCACCCTGATGGCCCTGAAGAGCAGGGCGGTGGAAACCCTGCGTGAAAGCCACTACCAGCACGAAATGGAGAACACCCCCAACCTCGAGGTGCTGCGCGGACACGGCCGCTTCATCTCGCCGCGGGAGCTGCAGGTTGGTGCGGAGATCATCCACTGCGACCGCTTCCTCGTCGCCGTCGGCGGTACCCCCCGCATCATCCCGCTGGAGGGGCTGAGCCAGGTCGACTATCTGACCAGCTACAGTGCCCTGCATCTTCCCTGCTTTCCCGAGTCCCTCCTCATGCTCGGCGGCGGCGTCATCGCCCTTGAGATGGGGCAGATGTTCGCCCGCTTCGGCACCCAGGTGATCATTCTCGAGCGCGGCGACCGGCTGCTGCAGGAATTCGACCCCCGCCTGACCGGCCAGTTCGCCGACATTCTGCGCGACGAGGGTGTCGAGATCATGACCGAGGTGGTGGCCGAGCGGGTGGAGGGGCGGCCGCAGGGGGTCTGTCTCTATTCGACGGTACGCGGCGCGCCGGTGGGACTGTGCGCCGAACGGCTGATGCTGGCGGTGGGAACGGCGCCGGCGACGGCGGATATCGGCCTGGAGGCGGCGGGGGTCGAAACCGACGCCGCCGGTTTCATCCGGGTCGATGCCGGCATGCGCACCAGCGCCCCCGGCATCTATGCCGCGGGCGATGTCACCGGCCCGCCGCTGATCGCCCCGGCCGGGGCGCGCGAGGCGCTGGTCGCCGTCAGCAACATGTTTGACCCGGCCGCCGACGCCCGCATCGATCACACCTACACCCCGATGGCGGTCTTCTGCGATCCGGAGTTCGCCACCGTCGGGCTGACCGCCGAGCAGGCCCGCGCCCGGGGGCTGGAGGTGGTCGAGACCTTCGTCGATCTCGGCCGGGTGCCCAAGGCGCACGTGATGGGCGGCCGGCGCGGCGGCGTCATTCTGGTCGCCGAGGCGTCGGGCGGCCGTGTGCTCGGCTGCCAGATGCTGGCGCCGCGGGCCGCCGATATCATCCACGAGGCGACC